The following coding sequences are from one Luteolibacter rhizosphaerae window:
- a CDS encoding M48 family metallopeptidase: protein MEFNAVAILILVALFALWKLDFIATLLNLKALSPDLPKEFTDVFDAERYAKSQAYTRESARFEIIHSIFSLTVLLVFWTLGGFGWLDGFSRGLVSGEIPAGLLFLGLLFIGHTLIHLPFSIYDTFVIEEKFGFNKTTPKTFVIDQIKGLVLAALLGLPLAAGILWIFGNVSNAWLWAWGFFVTFQLFLTWLAPTLILPLFNKFTPMADGPLRQAIEAMARKCGFPLGEISVMDGSKRSTKANAFFTGFGKNKKIALYDTLIEEQTQDELVAVLAHEIGHFKLKHIVQRLAVSILQAAVLVYLLGLVIGGGAFSRELFDAFGVEQISPHVGLVLFGILFAPASRLLGIAANAWSRKHEFEADAFAAKATGESESLVSALKKLSAKNLSNLTPHPFRVFLDHSHPPVLVRIHALRSLPFGT, encoded by the coding sequence ATGGAGTTCAACGCCGTCGCCATCCTGATCCTCGTGGCCCTCTTCGCCCTGTGGAAGCTGGATTTCATCGCCACCCTGCTCAACCTCAAGGCGCTGTCTCCGGACCTTCCGAAGGAGTTCACCGACGTTTTCGACGCCGAGCGCTACGCCAAGTCCCAAGCCTACACCCGCGAGTCGGCCCGCTTCGAGATCATCCACTCGATCTTCTCGCTGACGGTCCTGTTGGTTTTCTGGACCCTCGGCGGCTTCGGCTGGTTGGATGGGTTTTCGCGCGGGCTGGTATCCGGGGAGATCCCGGCCGGATTGCTTTTCCTCGGGCTGCTCTTCATCGGGCACACCCTCATTCACCTCCCTTTCTCCATCTACGACACTTTCGTGATCGAGGAGAAGTTCGGCTTCAACAAGACCACTCCGAAGACCTTCGTCATCGATCAGATCAAGGGCCTCGTACTTGCCGCTCTGTTAGGCCTGCCACTCGCCGCTGGCATCCTGTGGATCTTCGGGAATGTCTCGAACGCCTGGCTCTGGGCCTGGGGCTTCTTCGTCACCTTCCAACTCTTTCTCACCTGGCTGGCGCCCACTCTGATCCTGCCCTTGTTCAACAAGTTTACCCCCATGGCCGATGGTCCGCTGCGCCAGGCGATCGAGGCGATGGCCCGCAAGTGCGGATTCCCGCTCGGAGAGATCTCCGTGATGGACGGATCGAAGCGCTCGACCAAGGCGAACGCATTCTTCACCGGCTTCGGCAAGAACAAGAAGATCGCCCTTTACGACACCTTGATCGAGGAGCAGACGCAGGACGAACTCGTCGCCGTGCTCGCCCATGAGATCGGCCACTTCAAGCTGAAGCATATCGTTCAGCGCCTCGCCGTATCGATCCTGCAGGCGGCGGTGCTCGTCTACCTGCTGGGATTAGTGATCGGTGGTGGAGCCTTCTCCCGGGAGCTCTTCGATGCCTTCGGAGTCGAGCAGATCTCACCCCATGTCGGTCTGGTGCTCTTCGGTATCCTCTTCGCGCCTGCCAGCCGCCTGCTCGGCATCGCGGCCAACGCATGGTCCCGCAAGCATGAGTTCGAAGCCGATGCCTTCGCCGCAAAGGCGACAGGTGAATCCGAATCTCTCGTATCCGCCCTCAAAAAACTCTCCGCGAAGAATCTCTCGAATCTCACCCCCCACCCCTTCCGGGTTTTCCTCGATCATTCCCATCCGCCGGTGCTGGTGCGAATCCATGCCCTCCGTTCGCTTCCGTTTGGAACCTGA
- a CDS encoding aldo/keto reductase, with protein MYSADPTRYNGRMPYRRCGDSGLLLPQISLGCWHNFGHVDDQIEARAILRRAFDRGITHFDLANNYGPPPGSAEENVGRILSEDFAAHRDELIISSKAGHDMWQGPYGEWGSRKHLLSSLDQSLKRLRLDYVDIFYSHRPDPNTNLEETMSALATAVQSGRALYVGISKYPLKMLKKAVKILKDMGVRCLIYQPPYSILNRWPEAEGIHEWLEDKGIGSIVFSPLAQGMLTNKYVDGIPEGSRAARSEGFLQTAQVEAQREKLRALHQLASERGLSLQHLALRWALDQQGVTSAIIGARTVAQLDDSLAAMAAPELDREALELIDSISPAVKKEDAEG; from the coding sequence ATGTACTCCGCCGATCCTACCCGCTACAATGGCCGTATGCCGTACCGCCGCTGCGGTGACTCAGGACTGCTGCTGCCCCAGATTTCCCTCGGCTGCTGGCATAACTTCGGCCACGTCGACGATCAGATCGAGGCCCGCGCGATCCTGCGCCGCGCCTTTGATCGGGGCATCACCCACTTCGATCTGGCCAACAACTATGGTCCGCCTCCTGGCAGTGCGGAGGAGAACGTCGGCCGCATCCTGTCGGAGGACTTCGCCGCCCACCGCGACGAGCTCATCATCTCCTCGAAGGCCGGCCACGACATGTGGCAGGGTCCCTACGGCGAATGGGGTTCGCGCAAGCACCTGCTTTCCTCACTCGACCAGTCGCTCAAGCGCCTGCGTCTCGACTACGTGGACATCTTCTACTCCCACCGTCCGGACCCGAACACGAACCTGGAGGAGACGATGTCCGCCCTTGCGACCGCGGTGCAATCCGGCCGGGCGCTCTACGTGGGGATCTCCAAGTATCCGCTGAAGATGCTCAAAAAGGCGGTGAAGATCCTGAAGGACATGGGTGTCCGCTGCCTGATCTATCAACCGCCCTACTCAATCCTGAACCGCTGGCCGGAAGCCGAAGGCATCCACGAATGGCTCGAAGACAAGGGCATCGGTTCGATCGTTTTCAGCCCCTTGGCGCAAGGGATGCTCACGAACAAGTATGTCGACGGCATCCCGGAAGGATCCCGTGCCGCACGTTCCGAGGGCTTCCTCCAGACCGCCCAAGTGGAGGCCCAACGCGAAAAGCTCCGTGCGCTCCATCAACTCGCCAGCGAGCGTGGTCTGAGCCTCCAGCACCTGGCCCTGCGCTGGGCGCTCGATCAGCAGGGAGTCACCTCCGCGATCATCGGCGCCCGCACCGTCGCCCAATTGGATGACTCCCTCGCCGCCATGGCCGCCCCCGAACTTGATCGGGAAGCTCTCGAGCTGATCGACTCCATCTCCCCCGCGGTGAAGAAGGAGGACGCCGAAGGCTAG
- a CDS encoding KamA family radical SAM protein, translated as MGQPTDLDPVFRSHAPGYWPAEAMTEWHDATWQLKNRVSSLSALEARIDLTDEERAGVLLAGNKLAMSITPHFFNLIDPNDPNCPIRRQVIPRMEEGWDAPEEMADPCGEDSHMPVPGLVHRYPDRVLFLVTDRCASYCRYCTRSRVVSGVGEQHLETQWEAAFKYLEEHTGVRDVLLSGGDPLLFSDAKLEKILSRLRAIPHIQFLRIGSRIPIFLPQRITPALCDMLKKYHPLFISVHTNHPRELTLEVKEGLGRLADAGIPLGNQSVLLKGVNDSVEIQKALVHKLLMCRVRPYYLYQCDLIRGSSHLRTSVSKGVEIIEGLRGHTTGYAIPQFVIDGPGGGGKIPLNPNYVVHRDHEKTVLRNYEGEIFEYPEPTQIPSQELARLKDCATGIGCGS; from the coding sequence ATGGGCCAACCAACCGACCTCGACCCCGTTTTCCGCTCCCATGCACCAGGCTACTGGCCGGCGGAGGCGATGACCGAATGGCACGATGCCACCTGGCAGCTCAAGAACCGTGTTTCCTCGCTGTCTGCCCTTGAAGCCCGCATCGACCTCACGGACGAGGAGAGAGCTGGCGTTCTGCTCGCTGGCAACAAGCTGGCGATGTCGATCACTCCGCATTTCTTCAATCTGATCGATCCAAACGATCCGAACTGCCCGATCCGACGACAGGTCATCCCGAGGATGGAAGAAGGCTGGGATGCTCCCGAGGAAATGGCTGACCCCTGCGGGGAAGACTCCCACATGCCGGTGCCCGGTCTCGTGCACCGCTATCCGGACCGCGTGCTCTTCCTCGTCACGGACCGCTGCGCGTCCTACTGCCGCTACTGCACACGCTCGCGGGTGGTTTCCGGAGTAGGCGAGCAGCACTTGGAGACGCAATGGGAAGCCGCTTTCAAATACCTAGAAGAGCACACTGGGGTCCGCGATGTCCTGCTCTCCGGTGGTGATCCCCTCCTCTTCTCGGACGCGAAGCTGGAGAAGATCCTCAGCCGTCTCCGCGCCATCCCGCACATCCAGTTCCTGCGCATCGGCTCGCGGATCCCGATCTTCCTTCCGCAGCGCATCACACCGGCGCTGTGCGACATGCTGAAGAAGTATCACCCGCTCTTCATCTCCGTTCACACCAATCACCCCCGCGAACTCACGCTGGAGGTGAAGGAAGGGCTTGGCCGTCTCGCCGATGCCGGTATCCCGCTGGGCAATCAGAGCGTGCTGCTTAAGGGAGTCAACGACTCGGTGGAGATCCAGAAGGCTCTCGTCCACAAGTTGCTCATGTGCCGTGTGCGGCCTTACTATCTTTATCAGTGCGATCTGATCCGGGGTTCCTCTCACCTCCGCACCTCCGTGTCGAAGGGTGTGGAGATCATCGAGGGCCTGCGCGGTCACACCACCGGCTACGCCATCCCGCAGTTCGTGATCGATGGCCCCGGTGGCGGTGGCAAGATCCCGCTGAATCCGAACTACGTCGTCCATCGCGATCATGAGAAGACCGTGCTGAGGAACTACGAGGGAGAGATCTTCGAGTATCCCGAGCCGACCCAGATTCCCTCGCAGGAGCTGGCACGGCTGAAGGATTGCGCGACCGGAATCGGCTGCGGAAGCTGA
- a CDS encoding (R)-mandelonitrile lyase, producing MRIQRAGSQASTKGPAEWFTGTVRIDPLFQPSAPARTGATQVTFEPGARTAWHTHPLGQTIIVTSGCGRAQCEGGAIEVIRPGDVVWFPPGVKHWHGAGPETAMTHIAIHEALDGKTVDWLEPVSDEDYAA from the coding sequence GTGAGAATCCAGCGCGCGGGATCGCAGGCATCCACCAAAGGACCGGCCGAATGGTTCACCGGAACCGTTCGGATCGATCCCTTGTTCCAGCCGAGTGCCCCCGCGCGCACTGGAGCGACGCAGGTCACCTTCGAGCCCGGTGCCCGCACAGCATGGCATACCCATCCGCTCGGCCAGACGATCATCGTCACTTCCGGCTGCGGCCGGGCCCAGTGCGAGGGCGGGGCCATCGAAGTGATCCGTCCCGGGGATGTGGTCTGGTTCCCCCCGGGCGTGAAGCACTGGCATGGTGCCGGGCCGGAAACCGCGATGACCCATATCGCGATCCACGAGGCACTCGACGGCAAGACCGTCGATTGGCTTGAGCCGGTTAGTGACGAGGACTACGCAGCCTAG
- a CDS encoding metallophosphoesterase produces the protein MKALVTVLPLLGVLCLGAAEPVKAPASPDPITNFGPTANPSAGKGAANPEGLRAYVFETVDRYSHRAGLGELLRRAGFHVMPLPLDRPPYVHGSDPETDLDLIAFGSFASQSKAYKDYMAAYADDLDDYVDRAGLLIQFAQADQDELKPPFMPDTQDATRSDSDSKASHILAPKHPILEGVPKSADGSKLSFTLGDDEKTWFQKNVQWESFVQFFGFEVILSGDRDARTPGLMEGAYGQGRFFVSALGVDKILDGASGEDRSSASQREFNAPFFRNLYHYAALVRDRKTPPLDLTPQPGSSMIKEGAWTLVLLPDTQIYSQNYPGVFDSQTSWVLHNARSRNIRYVMHLGDIVNVNSIPEWENARRSMGMLDGKMPYALVPGNHDYGPGGNAATRDTFLNDYFHEEYYRDWPSFGGAMEAGKMDNTYHLFEAGGVKWIILCLEWGPRDSTVEWANRIMSEHADRKGILVTHAFMNNNDLRYDHTDTANPQAYNPHKYQTPGGKNDGEQLWQKLVKKHNFVMTLNGHVLGDGTGYRVDNNDAGKPVHQMLANYQFRKLGGEGYLRTLEFQPDNKTVIVKSYSPIYDNHLLTPDQDFSFELDLGAADSDGDGIFDYFDPDLDEDKDGLDNRAEYVTHGTSATDSDSDRDGLPDAMEVKAGTNPLMNDRKVIRAAKAEQR, from the coding sequence ATGAAAGCTCTTGTGACCGTCCTGCCTTTGCTCGGTGTTCTCTGCCTCGGTGCCGCGGAACCGGTCAAAGCTCCGGCTTCTCCGGATCCGATCACGAATTTCGGGCCGACCGCGAATCCCTCCGCGGGAAAAGGCGCCGCGAATCCGGAAGGTCTGCGTGCCTACGTCTTCGAAACAGTCGACCGCTATTCGCATCGCGCGGGCTTGGGTGAGCTCTTGCGACGGGCAGGCTTTCACGTGATGCCGCTTCCATTGGACCGTCCGCCCTACGTCCACGGCTCGGATCCGGAAACGGACTTGGATCTCATCGCCTTTGGCTCCTTCGCGTCCCAGTCCAAGGCATACAAGGACTACATGGCAGCCTATGCGGATGATCTGGACGACTACGTGGATCGCGCGGGCTTGCTGATCCAGTTCGCTCAGGCGGATCAGGACGAGCTCAAGCCTCCCTTTATGCCCGACACTCAGGATGCCACGCGCAGCGACAGTGACTCGAAGGCCTCCCACATCCTCGCACCGAAGCATCCGATTCTGGAAGGCGTCCCAAAGTCCGCGGATGGCAGCAAGCTGAGCTTCACGCTCGGCGATGATGAGAAGACCTGGTTTCAGAAGAACGTGCAGTGGGAATCTTTCGTGCAGTTCTTCGGCTTCGAGGTGATCCTTTCGGGTGACCGGGACGCGCGCACGCCGGGACTCATGGAGGGTGCCTATGGACAAGGCCGCTTCTTCGTTTCCGCCTTGGGCGTGGACAAGATTCTGGACGGCGCCAGCGGCGAGGACCGGAGTTCGGCAAGCCAGCGGGAGTTCAATGCTCCGTTCTTCCGCAATCTCTATCACTATGCCGCACTGGTTCGGGATCGGAAGACTCCGCCCTTGGATCTGACACCCCAGCCGGGCAGTTCGATGATCAAAGAGGGCGCGTGGACCTTGGTGCTGCTGCCGGATACCCAGATTTATTCGCAGAACTATCCGGGGGTCTTCGATTCCCAGACTTCATGGGTCCTTCACAACGCCCGGTCCCGGAACATCCGCTATGTAATGCATCTCGGCGACATCGTGAACGTGAACTCGATTCCGGAGTGGGAGAACGCGCGCCGCTCGATGGGCATGCTGGATGGAAAGATGCCTTATGCGCTGGTGCCGGGAAATCACGACTACGGCCCGGGTGGCAATGCGGCGACGCGCGACACCTTCCTGAACGACTACTTTCACGAAGAGTACTACCGCGACTGGCCGAGCTTCGGTGGTGCCATGGAAGCCGGGAAGATGGACAACACCTACCACCTCTTCGAGGCAGGTGGCGTGAAGTGGATCATCCTCTGTCTTGAATGGGGGCCGCGCGATAGCACGGTCGAATGGGCGAACCGGATCATGAGCGAGCACGCCGACCGTAAGGGCATCCTGGTGACGCATGCCTTCATGAACAACAACGACCTGCGCTACGATCACACCGATACGGCGAACCCGCAGGCCTACAACCCCCACAAATATCAAACCCCCGGCGGCAAGAACGATGGCGAGCAGCTCTGGCAAAAGCTCGTGAAGAAGCACAACTTCGTGATGACCCTCAACGGCCACGTGCTGGGAGATGGCACGGGCTACCGCGTGGACAACAACGATGCTGGCAAGCCCGTGCACCAGATGCTCGCGAACTATCAGTTCCGCAAGCTGGGCGGGGAGGGCTACCTTCGCACCTTGGAGTTCCAGCCGGACAACAAGACGGTGATCGTGAAAAGCTATTCACCGATCTACGACAACCATCTGCTCACGCCGGATCAGGACTTCAGCTTCGAGCTGGATCTGGGAGCGGCCGATTCGGATGGGGACGGGATCTTCGACTACTTCGATCCCGACCTGGACGAGGACAAGGACGGGCTGGACAACCGCGCCGAGTACGTGACCCATGGTACTTCAGCCACCGACAGCGACAGCGATCGCGACGGATTGCCGGACGCGATGGAAGTGAAAGCCGGCACGAACCCCCTGATGAACGACCGCAAGGTGATCCGTGCTGCTAAAGCCGAGCAACGCTAG
- a CDS encoding DUF5069 domain-containing protein, which translates to MTWNDRFLDLFDRCVKRYESGDKDFTGYYSAADSALLAEIGYKPREFFDFVEDYCEEGQPSISTALLVAAVRRDYFQVVMQGKPGEKELTRDDIPTFGDELDGIAYLPRILAKARAKLRGELDPDLMYGCGGDRAFLARNGDLHPADFLRRVWAAEDDDSKVLAWIKGQ; encoded by the coding sequence ATGACTTGGAACGACCGCTTTCTCGATCTCTTCGACCGCTGCGTGAAACGCTATGAGTCCGGGGACAAGGATTTCACCGGCTACTATAGCGCCGCGGACTCCGCCCTGTTAGCCGAGATCGGGTACAAGCCGCGCGAGTTCTTCGACTTCGTGGAAGACTATTGCGAGGAAGGCCAGCCTTCCATCTCCACTGCCCTGCTGGTGGCCGCCGTCCGCCGCGATTACTTCCAAGTCGTGATGCAAGGCAAGCCGGGCGAGAAGGAGCTCACCCGCGATGACATCCCGACCTTCGGCGACGAGCTCGATGGCATTGCCTACCTGCCACGCATCCTGGCCAAGGCCCGCGCCAAGCTCCGCGGCGAGCTCGATCCCGACCTCATGTATGGCTGCGGTGGCGATCGGGCGTTCCTCGCCCGAAACGGCGACCTTCATCCCGCCGATTTCCTCCGCCGCGTCTGGGCGGCCGAGGACGACGACAGCAAGGTGCTGGCGTGGATCAAGGGTCAGTAG
- a CDS encoding SLBB domain-containing protein yields the protein MDPITCKIVGAACLAHQVGPESRDDLAKSSTDCPELRSESTVARMKSAKSLDRSKLPRSLGVVTVGGHVRRPGLVKITEGMSLAVALEKAGGVTEFAAVKRARLVRNGRSLPCDLGDTTSASEPVLAGDVLEIPQKTWIGK from the coding sequence ATGGATCCCATCACCTGCAAAATAGTCGGTGCTGCCTGCCTCGCCCATCAGGTGGGTCCCGAATCACGGGATGACCTGGCCAAGTCCTCGACAGATTGCCCTGAACTCAGATCCGAGTCGACGGTCGCAAGGATGAAGTCAGCCAAGTCTCTGGATCGGTCGAAGCTGCCGAGAAGCTTGGGTGTCGTCACGGTGGGAGGCCATGTGAGGAGGCCGGGACTGGTGAAGATTACGGAAGGGATGAGCCTCGCCGTGGCGCTGGAGAAAGCTGGCGGCGTGACCGAGTTTGCCGCAGTCAAGCGCGCCAGATTGGTTCGAAACGGGAGAAGCCTCCCGTGCGATCTCGGGGATACGACTTCCGCTTCGGAGCCTGTCCTTGCTGGAGACGTCTTGGAGATCCCTCAGAAGACTTGGATCGGCAAGTAG
- a CDS encoding AAA family ATPase, producing the protein MTTEELQDRIAATSGWITAVKEEMGRVLVGQEALVDRLIVGLLCNGHILLEGVPGLAKTLAVKALSGSLDASFARFQFTPDLLPADLLGTMVYNPQEAKFSPKLGPIFNNLILADEINRAPAKVQSALLEAMQEKQVTLADTTYRLPEPFLVLATQNPIDQEGTYQLPEAQLDRFLLKVSVGYPTKDEELMVLDRMATSAPPYQTKTVASPQQVAESRSHVNQIYIDPAVREYIVDLIRATRFPAKIDAGLKHLIRSGASPRGTINLALTARARAFSAGRAFVTPQDVKDMVHDVLRHRILLSYEAEAEEVTTDQILDRVLAKVPVP; encoded by the coding sequence ATGACGACTGAAGAATTGCAGGACAGGATCGCCGCCACCAGCGGCTGGATCACCGCCGTGAAAGAGGAGATGGGCCGGGTTCTGGTGGGGCAGGAAGCCTTGGTGGACCGCCTGATCGTCGGCCTGCTCTGTAACGGCCACATTCTCCTCGAGGGCGTTCCCGGTCTGGCCAAGACGCTTGCAGTCAAAGCTCTCTCCGGCTCGCTCGACGCCAGCTTCGCCCGCTTCCAGTTCACTCCGGACCTCCTTCCCGCCGACTTGCTCGGCACCATGGTTTACAACCCGCAGGAAGCGAAGTTCTCGCCCAAGCTCGGGCCCATCTTCAATAACCTGATCCTCGCGGACGAAATCAACCGCGCCCCGGCGAAGGTCCAGTCGGCCCTGCTGGAGGCCATGCAGGAGAAGCAAGTGACCCTCGCAGACACCACCTACCGCTTGCCAGAGCCCTTCCTCGTTCTGGCCACCCAGAACCCGATCGATCAGGAGGGCACCTATCAGCTTCCGGAGGCCCAGCTCGACCGCTTCCTGCTCAAGGTCAGCGTGGGCTATCCCACCAAGGACGAAGAGCTGATGGTGCTCGACCGTATGGCGACCTCCGCGCCCCCCTATCAGACCAAGACCGTCGCGAGTCCCCAGCAGGTAGCCGAATCCCGCTCCCATGTGAACCAGATCTATATTGATCCCGCGGTTCGCGAATACATCGTCGATCTCATCCGCGCGACCCGCTTCCCGGCGAAGATCGATGCCGGTCTGAAGCACCTGATCCGCTCCGGCGCCTCCCCGCGCGGCACCATCAACCTGGCTCTAACAGCACGTGCCCGGGCCTTCTCCGCAGGCCGCGCCTTCGTCACGCCGCAGGATGTGAAGGACATGGTTCACGACGTCCTGCGCCACCGTATCCTGCTCAGCTATGAAGCCGAGGCGGAGGAGGTCACTACCGACCAGATCCTCGACCGAGTCCTCGCCAAGGTGCCGGTGCCCTAA
- a CDS encoding DUF58 domain-containing protein, translated as MTEDEHIEEVMNRVHKLELKARRLVRESFAGEYQSSFRGQGLDFDDFREYQHGDEIRFIDWNVTARMGSPYIRKFREERELAVILAVDISGSSDFGSVHFSKREAAAETAAIIGFSAAGNGDKVGLLLFAKEAQFFVPPAKGTRHVLRIVREILMAKPEDPGTSITAACDFLIRTLRRKAFIFMISDFFDDPIDRPLGKLARKHETIALQISDPLEMSLPKAGRVVLADPETGWEVLVNTNNANLRMGYEKLMRRQFEGVAATCKKHAIDHAQLFTDRDRLGDLHRLLKKRARKRTR; from the coding sequence ATGACCGAGGACGAGCATATCGAGGAGGTGATGAACCGGGTCCACAAGCTGGAGCTAAAGGCCCGGCGACTGGTGCGTGAATCCTTTGCCGGTGAGTACCAGTCCTCGTTCCGTGGCCAAGGCCTCGATTTCGATGACTTCCGGGAGTACCAGCACGGCGATGAGATCCGCTTCATCGATTGGAATGTCACCGCGCGCATGGGTTCTCCCTACATCCGCAAGTTCCGCGAGGAGCGCGAGCTGGCCGTGATCCTGGCGGTGGACATTTCCGGCTCCTCCGATTTCGGCAGCGTCCATTTCAGCAAACGCGAAGCGGCGGCTGAAACGGCGGCCATTATCGGCTTCAGTGCCGCGGGCAATGGCGACAAGGTCGGGCTACTGCTTTTCGCGAAGGAGGCACAGTTTTTCGTCCCTCCCGCCAAGGGCACCCGCCATGTTCTGCGGATCGTCCGCGAGATCCTGATGGCCAAACCGGAAGATCCCGGCACCTCGATCACCGCGGCCTGCGACTTTCTGATCCGCACGCTCCGCCGGAAGGCCTTCATCTTCATGATCTCGGACTTCTTCGACGATCCGATCGACCGGCCGCTGGGCAAGCTCGCCCGCAAGCACGAAACCATCGCGCTACAGATCTCGGATCCCTTGGAGATGTCCCTGCCCAAAGCGGGCAGGGTGGTCCTCGCCGACCCTGAAACCGGCTGGGAGGTGCTCGTGAACACGAACAACGCCAACCTCCGCATGGGCTACGAGAAGCTGATGCGCCGCCAATTCGAAGGGGTCGCCGCCACCTGCAAGAAGCACGCGATCGATCACGCCCAGCTATTCACCGACCGCGATCGCCTCGGCGACCTGCACCGCTTGCTCAAGAAACGCGCTCGCAAGCGCACCCGTTGA
- a CDS encoding VWA domain-containing protein produces the protein MRDFLEHFKFAQPQWLLLLIPCVLLFVLRRGRGAEAAMTFSTLSVLVSLGSKVRRSAFSFGMPLAILALVPAILAMARPVWRNEYHSKTASGIDIAIAFDVSLSMSIDDFHTPEGRALKRIDAAKEVVHNFIESRPDDRIGMVIYSGRPYSVSPITLDHDWLLSSFKQVNLNILKEMGTAIGSAIAAASSRLDSRDAKSKIIILCTDGASNSGKISPIEAAENAKTLGIKIYTIAIGTEEGRVSSDIQRFARQEFDLPTLRKIAAITGGQHYHAKSAEELAKYFDTIDQLEKSETISRTVIEDVELFPWFLGTAVVASLVAAFLLALNPPPSP, from the coding sequence ATGAGGGATTTCCTGGAACATTTCAAATTCGCCCAGCCGCAGTGGCTTCTGCTGCTGATCCCCTGCGTCCTTCTTTTCGTCCTCCGCCGCGGTCGCGGGGCGGAGGCGGCCATGACCTTTTCCACCCTTTCCGTGCTGGTCAGCTTGGGCTCGAAGGTGCGCCGCTCGGCTTTTTCCTTCGGCATGCCGCTTGCCATCCTGGCCTTGGTCCCGGCGATCCTTGCCATGGCCCGGCCGGTATGGCGGAACGAGTATCATTCGAAGACCGCAAGCGGCATCGACATCGCCATCGCCTTCGACGTCTCCTTGTCGATGAGCATCGACGACTTCCATACCCCGGAAGGCCGCGCCCTGAAGCGCATCGACGCCGCCAAAGAAGTTGTCCACAACTTCATCGAGAGTCGTCCGGACGACCGCATCGGCATGGTCATCTACTCGGGACGTCCCTACTCCGTCAGTCCCATCACCCTTGACCACGACTGGCTCCTAAGCAGCTTCAAGCAAGTTAACTTGAACATCCTCAAGGAGATGGGGACAGCGATCGGCTCGGCCATCGCGGCCGCTTCAAGCCGCCTCGATTCCCGGGACGCCAAGAGCAAGATCATCATCCTCTGCACCGACGGAGCTTCCAACTCCGGCAAGATCTCGCCGATCGAGGCGGCCGAGAATGCCAAGACCCTGGGCATCAAGATCTACACCATCGCCATCGGCACCGAGGAAGGCCGTGTTTCCAGCGATATCCAGCGCTTCGCCCGCCAAGAATTCGACTTGCCAACTCTCCGGAAGATCGCGGCGATCACCGGCGGCCAGCACTACCACGCAAAGAGCGCGGAAGAACTCGCCAAATACTTCGACACGATCGACCAGCTCGAGAAATCCGAGACCATCTCCCGCACCGTCATCGAAGACGTTGAGCTTTTCCCGTGGTTTCTGGGAACCGCCGTGGTCGCTTCACTTGTCGCCGCATTCCTGCTGGCGCTCAACCCGCCGCCCTCGCCATGA